ACCAACGGCCTCACCGACTTCAAGTCGATCCTCGGCTTCTCGCTGTCGAGCCCGGTGACGCTCCGGGCGCTCTACGTCGCCACCGCGGCGCTCCTCGTGGGCGCGCTCCTGATCTCCCGCGCGATCGTCCGGTCGAAGACCGGCCTCGTGCTCGAGGCCATCCGCGACAACGAGCGCCGGCTGGAGTTCCTCGGCTACAACGCGGCCGGGTTCAAGATCTTCGTCTTCGCCGTCTCGGCGGCCCTGGCGGGCCTCGCGGGCCTCCTCTACGCGCCGCAGGTGGGGATCATCACGCCGAGCCAGGTCGGCGTCCTGCCCTCGCTCGAGATCGTCATCTGGGTCGCGTTCGGCGGCCGCGGGACCCTCTGGGGCGCGCTGCTCGGCGCCATCTCCGTCAACTGGCTCCGGAGCGTGCTGACCGGGACGTATCCCAGGCTCTGGCCGATCATCCTCGGAGGCCTCTTCATGGCGGTCATCATGCTCTTCCCCACCGGCCTCGTGGGCCTCGCCGCCCGCGCCCGGGCGCTCGTGGGGCGCCGGCGCACCGGCGGGCCCGCGGCCGTCGCCGCGCCCGTCGAGGAGCACACCGCGTGAGCTCGGCGGACACGCTCCTCTACGTCGAGAGCCTGACCGTGTCGTTCGACGGCTTCCTCGCGCTCCGGAACCTCAACCTGATCATCGAGCGCGACGAGCGTGTGCGCCTCCTCATCGGACCGAACGGCGCGGGGAAGACGACGCTCTTCGACGTCCTCACCGGGCACGTCACGCCCGAATCGGGCCGCGTCCTGTTCCGGGACACCGTGAACCTCCTGGGGCAGGCGCCCCACGAGATCGCCAACGTCGGCGTCATCCGCAAGTTCCAGACGCCGTCGGTGTTCCCCGGGCACACGGTCTTCGAGAACATGCTCCTCTCCGCGGGCCGCAAGCGCTTCGCCTCGACGCTCGGCGCGGGCCGGAGCTTCCGCGGTCACGACCCGATCGTCGCCACGCTCGAGCAGGTGGGGCTCGCCGGGCGCGCGGGCGACGTCGCGGGCGCGCTCTCGCACGGCGAGAAGCAGTGGCTCGAGATCGCGATGCTGCTGGTCCAGGAGCCGACGCTCCTGCTGCTCGACGAGCCGGCCGCGGGCATGACGCGGCCGGAGA
This window of the Candidatus Methylomirabilota bacterium genome carries:
- the urtC gene encoding urea ABC transporter permease subunit UrtC; the encoded protein is MSAALTPPLAPKRDRQLVLVALFGAVFVVGLPVANALGFVSDYYLNLFAKYLALAILALGMDLIWGYTGILSLGQAIFFGMGAYSIGMHMMLESSGKGVYGEPVPDFMIWNQVYQLPFFWKPYKYAVVAVASAILLPALFATVIGLLTFRRRLRGTYFAILTQAIAFAVWLMVNRNEMKLGGTNGLTDFKSILGFSLSSPVTLRALYVATAALLVGALLISRAIVRSKTGLVLEAIRDNERRLEFLGYNAAGFKIFVFAVSAALAGLAGLLYAPQVGIITPSQVGVLPSLEIVIWVAFGGRGTLWGALLGAISVNWLRSVLTGTYPRLWPIILGGLFMAVIMLFPTGLVGLAARARALVGRRRTGGPAAVAAPVEEHTA
- a CDS encoding ATP-binding cassette domain-containing protein encodes the protein MSSADTLLYVESLTVSFDGFLALRNLNLIIERDERVRLLIGPNGAGKTTLFDVLTGHVTPESGRVLFRDTVNLLGQAPHEIANVGVIRKFQTPSVFPGHTVFENMLLSAGRKRFASTLGAGRSFRGHDPIVATLEQVGLAGRAGDVAGALSHGEKQWLEIAMLLVQEPTLLLLDEPAAGMTRPEKERTVKVLEGIVARSSCSVMLIEHDMEFVRHIAGRGHKVTVLHEGTVLSEGSLERVQADERVVEAYLGRGKVRGAA